A genomic window from Gossypium hirsutum isolate 1008001.06 chromosome D12, Gossypium_hirsutum_v2.1, whole genome shotgun sequence includes:
- the LOC121224284 gene encoding putative pectinesterase 63 encodes MDGKRIEGNEVYALAMCVSILLFAPIVVSQPIPADKSQVEAWFNGIIKPVKERGTTLDPELVQAETEPRIIKVMQGGGGEFDTITKAIESVPSGNAKRVIISIGPGSYKEKIRIERNKPFITLLGDPKNMPNLTFDGTAKQYGTVDSATLITESNYFVGANLNIVNSAPRPDGKMVGAQAVALRVSGDRSAFYNCKIIGFQDTLCDDRGNHFFKDCHIRGTVDFIFGSGTSLYLNTEIFVVGDPEGDPEMAIITAHARESSSEDTGYSFVHGRITGTAKDVFLGRAWKSSPRVVYSYTEMDEIVHPGGWSSNRQPERADTVYYGEYKCTGKGATPATREKFVKQLSDAEAKPFLVLDYVEGTKWLLPPPTVPK; translated from the exons atgGATGGAAAAAGAATCGAGGGCAATGAAGTTTATGCTCTAGCAATGTGTGTAAGTATTCTCCTCTTTGCTCCGATTGTTGTGTCACAACCAATACCGGCAGATAAATCCCAAGTGGAAGCTTGGTTTAATGGCATTATCAAGCCGGTGAAGGAAAGGGGTACAACCTTAGACCCTGAATTGGTTCAAGCCGAGACAGAACCTAGAATCATAAAGGTGATGCAAGGTGGGGGTGGAGAATTCGATACCATAACCAAAGCCATCGAGAGCGTTCCATCAGGGAACGCCAAACGCGTGATTATATCCATCGGACCTGGATCTTACAAAGAGAAAATTAGAATTGAAAGAAATAAGCCTTTCATTACATTGTTAGGAGATCCTAAAAACATGCCAAATTTGACATTTGACGGCACCGCCAAGCAATATGGAACCGTAGATAGTGCCACTCTTATTACTGAGAGTAATTACTTTGTGGGTGCTAATCTCAATATAGTG AACTCTGCTCCAAGGCCAGACGGGAAAATGGTAGGAGCACAGGCGGTTGCTCTGAGAGTCTCCGGCGACAGGTCGGCTTTCTATAACTGCAAGATCATTGGCTTCCAGGACACTTTGTGCGATGACAGGGGCAACCATTTCTTTAAGGATTGCCATATTCGTGGCACTGTTGATTTCATTTTCGGAAGCGGGACATCTTTATATCTG AACACGGAAATATTCGTGGTAGGAGATCCAGAAGGAGATCCAGAAATGGCAATAATTACAGCACATGCGCGAGAAAGTTCATCGGAGGACACGGGTTATTCGTTCGTGCATGGTAGAATTACAGGAACAGCGAAGGACGTATTTTTGGGCAGGGCCTGGAAGAGCAGTCCGAGGGTTGTTTATTCTTATACTGAAATGGACGAAATCGTCCATCCTGGTGGATGGTCTAGTAATCGCCAACCTGAACGAGCCGA CACTGTGTACTACGGAGAATACAAATGCACGGGGAAAGGCGCGACTCCTGCTACACGAGAGAAATTCGTTAAACAACTATCGGATGCGGAAGCTAAACCATTCTTGGTTCTTGACTACGTTGAAGGTACCAAATGGTTGCTTCCCCCTCCAACAGTACCTAAATAA
- the LOC107955096 gene encoding pectinesterase PPME1, which yields MDGKRIEGNEVYALAMCVSILLFAPIVVSQPIPADKSQVEAWFNGIIKLVKERGTTLDPELVQAETEPRIIKVMQSGGGEFDTITKAIESVPSGNAKRVIISIGPGSYKEKIRIERNKPFITLLGDPKNMPNLTFDGTAKHYGTVDSATPITESNYFVVANLNIVNSAPRPDGKMVGAQAIALRVFGDRSAFYNCKIIGFQDTLCDDRGNHFFKDCHIRGTVDFIFGSGTSLYLNREIFVEGDPEMAIITAQARESSSEDTGYSFVHGRITGTAKDVFLGRAWKSSPRVVYSYTEMDEIVHPGGWSSNRQPERAKTVYYGEYKCTGKGATPATREKFVKQLSDAEAEPFLVLDYVEGTK from the exons ATGGATGGAAAAAGAATCGAGGGCAATGAAGTTTATGCTTTAGCAATGTGTGTAAGTATTCTCCTCTTTGCTCCGATTGTTGTGTCACAACCAATACCGGCAGATAAATCCCAAGTAGAAGCTTGGTTTAATGGCATTATCAAGCTGGTGAAAGAAAGGGGTACAACCTTAGACCCTGAATTGGTTCAAGCCGAGACAGAACCTAGAATCATAAAGGTGATGCAAAGTGGGGGTGGAGAATTCGATACCATAACCAAAGCCATCGAGAGCGTTCCATCAGGGAACGCCAAACGCGTGATTATATCCATCGGACCTGGATCTTACAAAGAGAAAATTAGAATTGAAAGAAATAAGCCTTTCATTACATTGTTAGGAGATCCTAAAAACATGCCAAATTTGACATTTGACGGCACCGCCAAGCATTATGGAACCGTTGATAGTGCCACTCCTATTACTGAGAGTAATTACTTTGTGGTTGCTAATCTCAATATAGTG AACTCTGCTCCAAGGCCAGACGGGAAAATGGTAGGAGCACAAGCGATTGCTCTGAGAGTCTTCGGCGACAGGTCGGCTTTCTATAACTGCAAGATCATTGGCTTCCAGGACACTTTGTGCGATGACAGGGGCAACCATTTCTTTAAGGATTGCCATATTCGTGGCACTGTTGATTTCATTTTTGGAAGCGGGACATCTTTATATCTG AACAGGGAAATATTCGTGGAAGGAGATCCGGAAATGGCAATAATTACGGCACAAGCGCGAGAAAGTTCATCGGAGGACACGGGTTATTCGTTCGTGCATGGCAGAATTACAGGAACAGCGAAGGACGTATTTTTGGGCAGGGCATGGAAGAGCAGTCCGAGGGTTGTTTATTCTTATACTGAAATGGACGAAATCGTCCATCCTGGTGGATGGTCTAGTAATCGCCAACCTGAACGAGCCAA AACTGTGTACTACGGAGAATACAAATGCACGGGGAAAGGCGCGACTCCTGCTACACGAGAGAAATTCGTCAAACAACTATCGGATGCAGAAGCTGAACCATTCTTGGTTCTTGACTACGTTGAAGGTACCAAATGA
- the LOC121224285 gene encoding uncharacterized protein, with amino-acid sequence MEESITRVTKKNVVVRDWSLRTQKAKGDSLKEGYTFDLPERVTLNVRQNDLEDLIGIWKQWDSDTRGIFTEKYGDIAHLVAINVSEQLIQAMVRFWDPAYQCFTFNQEDMTPTIEEYVALLRIDNVQFNKIYVKEPKPMTFKKKLMKLTGMTDTWAEKQIKKKNEVSCVPWFSLRELVQNHPDTLRRIDLFALAIYGLVIFPKVLGYIEVVVVDFFEKLKQGINPVPTILAETLVPKCL; translated from the coding sequence atggaggagtcaattacacgagtAACCAAGAAAAATGTTGTAGTCCGAGATTGGTCTTTGAGGACTCAAAAAGCGAAAGGGGACAGTTTGAAGGAAGGATACACCTTTGATCTTCCCGAGCGTGTGACCTTGAATGTGCGTCAGAATGATCTTGAAGACTTGATTGGGATTTGGAAGCAGTGGGACTCAGATACTAGAGGCATATTTACTGAAAAATACGGGGATATAGCTCACTTGGTAGCAATCAATGTGAGCGAGCAGTTGATCCAAGCCATGGTTCGATTCTGGGACCCTGCCTATCAGTGTTTCACTTTCAATCAAGAAGATATGACTCCGACTATAGAAGAGTATGTTGCCCTGCTtcgcatcgacaatgtacaattcaataagatatatgtgaaggagcctaaaccaatgaccttcaagaaaaagttaatgAAGTTGACGGGGATGACTGATACATGGgcagaaaaacaaataaaaaagaagaatgaAGTCAGTTGTGTTCCATGGTTTTCTCTTCGAGAGTTAGTTCAGAATCATCCAGATACTTTGAGAAGGATAGATCTGTTTGCCTTGGCTATTTACGGACTAGTCATATTCCCAAAGGTTCTCGGGTACATTGAAGTCGTGGTAGTGGATTTCTTTGAAAAATTAAAGCAAGGAATCAACCCCGTCCCAACCATATTAGCCGAGACTTTAGTCCCTAAATGCTTGTAG